A region from the Triticum aestivum cultivar Chinese Spring chromosome 3D, IWGSC CS RefSeq v2.1, whole genome shotgun sequence genome encodes:
- the LOC123077018 gene encoding uncharacterized protein, translating into MLNKAAGISPRHRNETTADSHTSQGQAVEVSFWLADPPAVSHFSVHCPGLQGDDFSDQPPVVICAEGPFVLFSLTLNVPEWGSIHHFVYSAGGPAGSPSLRLLPVLDPEVEAFESQQFALLPCGGQHYAVVFLDRNWIPSDEVWEYQAYLYSSKMRAWSTTKVPLSQLSETEKALLDGHYSCKQIMVGPDSLGWVDLLCGIVLLCNLFDENPVIKFIPFPSTRICITDEDGVAEIAAEHVCDVTCCGDLIKFVQIDFDDPDYGSSGIAWKATTWNRKLSWNDWRNRCIVDVAQTTRVILLCCLSCWMMRLSSCN; encoded by the coding sequence ATGCTCAACAAGGCCGCGGGAATCTCCCCCCGACACCGGAACGAGACCACCGCCGACTCCCACACCAGCCAGGGCCAGGCCGTCGAGGTGTCCTTCTGGCTCGCCGACCCCCCGGCCGTCTCCCACTTCTCCGTCCACTGCCCTGGCCTCCAAGGCGACGATTTCTCTGACCAGCCGCCGGTCGTCATCTGCGCCGAAGGACCCTTCGTTCTCTTCAGCCTCACCCTCAACGTCCCTGAATGGGGCTCAATCCATCACTTCGTCTACTCCGCCGGCGGCCCTGCAGGGAGCCCCTCGCTGCGCCTCCTCCCGGTCCTGGACCCCGAGGTTGAAGCCTTCGAATCCCAGCAGTTTGCCCTCTTGCCCTGTGGCGGCCAGCACTATGCCGTCGTCTTCCTGGATCGCAACTGGATTCCCAGTGATGAGGTTTGGGAGTATCAAGCATACCTCTACTCCTCCAAGATGCGAGCATGGAGCACAACAAAGGTGCCCTTGTCACAGTTATCTGAGACCGAAAAGGCGCTACTTGATGGACATTACAGCTGCAAACAGATCATGGTCGGGCCAGACTCACTGGGCTGGGTGGATCTCCTGTGTGGTATCGTCCTTCTTTGCAACCTCTTCGACGAGAATCCTGTTATCAAATTCATCCCATTCCCTTCAACAAGGATCTGCATCACAGACGAGGATGGTGTCGCGGAGATTGCCGCAGAACACGTATGCGATGTCACTTGCTGCGGTGACCTCATCAAGTTTGTCCAGATTGATTTCGATGATCCTGACTACGGAAGCAGTGGCATCGCTTGGAAAGCCACCACATGGAACAGGAAGCTCAGTTGGAATGATTGGCGCAACCGCTGCATAGTTGATGTTGCTCAAACGACACGAGTTATTCTGCTTTGTTGCCTGAGCTGCTGGATGATGAGACTCAGCAGCTGCAACTGA
- the LOC123077019 gene encoding uncharacterized protein, which produces MDLWSGFIEVIIKAYRCNKSWGGGFSSEDLRMCGHSCRISLNPTFPASFPNLLRDFAKLAHLLISHFKVERKHEAYMRFLYRSMIKPGASETPTPDAQEAHIKFIRNHPALRSLRQKRLFLEDVIKAFRSMGHAEKRRFAKTLQKIKAGPDWRLIAQRNASFSGVLFFRSVKHVFVYRSSQEDLFRFIRNFFAHGSDAEGGEELIGNMEDIDCIDMELMPTFVIQLFHQMIVNSNMSGKFAYAWKHYGLIE; this is translated from the exons ATGGACCTCTGGTCTGGCTTCATTGAAGTGATCATTAAAGCATACCGATGTAACAAAAGTTGGGGAGGTGGGTTCTCATCGGAGGATCTGAGGATGTGCGGCCATAGCTGCCGAATCAGTTTGAACCCTACCTTCCCAGCCTCGTTCCCAAATCTACTTCGTGATTTTGCAAAGCTGGCCCATCTATTAATCAGTCATTTCAAAGTTGAAAGGAAGCACGAAGCGTACATGAGATTTCTCTACAGGAGCATGATAAAGCCTGGAGCAAGTGAAACGCCAACTCCGGATGCCCAGGAGGCCCACATCAAGTTCATAAGGAATCATCCTGCCCTGCGCTCACTTCGTCAGAAAAGACTCTTCCTTGAAGACGTCATCAAAGCTTTCAGATCAATGGGACATGCTGAAAAGAGACGATTTGCAAAAACCTTGCAAAAGATAAAGGCTGGACCAGATTGGAGGCTGATTGCTCAGCGGAATGCTAGCTTCTCTGGGGTGTTGTTCTTCAGAAGCGTGAAGCATGTGTTTGTATATCGGTCAAGTCAAGAGGACCTGTTCCGTTTTATTCGGAACTTTTTTGCTCACGGGTCGGACGCTGAA GGTGGCGAGGAACTTATTGGTAACATGGAGGACATTGACTGTATTGATATGGAGTTGATGCCAACATTTGTTATACAGCTATTCCATCAAATGATAGTGAATTCAAACATGTCTgggaa GTTCGCATATGCATGGAAGCATTACGGGTTGATTGAATGA